Genomic DNA from Felis catus isolate Fca126 chromosome E3, F.catus_Fca126_mat1.0, whole genome shotgun sequence:
AGAGGTGGTGAGTGGGGGCTGCCCTCTTGAGCCCTTCCTCTCCACACCTCACCCCTGGTCCCAGGTACGTAAATACCTGCTCCGGCTGGATGTCCGGAAGGACCACGTGAAGTTCTGGCGGCCCCAGCTGCTGCTACTGGTGGGGAACCCCCGGGGCGCCCTGCCTCTGCTGCGGTTGGCCAACCAGCTCAAGAAGGGGGGCCTCTATGTCCTGGGCCACGTCACCCTGGGAGACCTTGGTGAGTGGCCCTCTATTCCCTTCccagcctcttcctccctcacGTTTCAGACATTCTTCGTGGTCTTTGGGTTCAGAGGCCTCATGCTTCTTCCCTGACGACCCTTCCAACCAGCCCGAGCCCTGCCCAGACTGTTTTCTTTGGCCCGTTTGGGATTTGGGTTTGAGGAGAAGGTACATGGGTTTGGCCCACATCTACTACCTCCCTTCTCTGCAGACTGCCTGCCCTCGGACCCTGTGCAGCCCCAGTACGGGGCATGGCTCAGCCTGGTGGACAGAGCCCAAGTGAAGGCCTTCGTGGACCTCACCCTCTCGCCCTCCGTGCGCCAGGGAGCTCAGCATCTGTTGCGGATCTCGGGCCTTGGTGAGCTACTTCTCCCCGGGTCCCCTCGGCCCCCTCTGTGGCCCCTTTTAATCTCTGCTACCGTCCCCCAGAGTAAACCACAGACTGCAGACTCACAGTCTAGTGCAGATaagacgcggggctcaactcaAAGATACCGGATGGTGTGTGAGAAGGTCCTGGAGGAGAGGCTTAAGGGCTGGCGATGGGTGccactgacatttctttttttctgacccAAAAGTTGGGGTACAAGCTCTGAAGAGCATGCTGTGTTCCTGGGGACAATGGGAGAATTACTTGAGGCAAGGGGGCTGCTCCATCAAATCTAGGGCAGATGGTTTCTAATCATCCCACTTCAAGACCGCTATGCGCTGATGCGGCTAGTGACAAGATGGTATACTCAGCTGGGCCTTAGAAGGGGTGGAGAAGGAAGGGCTAGTGTGACATGGCCTCCGGAGACCACAGAGGACGCAGAGGGTGAGTGGGGCTGAAGCTTCCCGAGCCAGTGGAAGAGTCTCTGCCTTGTTACTCTGCCTTAGTGCGAAGGCCTTCAGCCTTACGCCCCGGCTTCCTCCAAATCTGGGCTGAActgcctccttctttctcaaTCCTAGGGGGTGTCAGTCCCCTCTCTGGGCACATGCTCCGTTCTCCGTTTAGATCTGGCTAAAGTTCAAGCGTTTGGGGGCTGTTGGCAAGCATTATGAGACAGTCCCTGGAGCATCTGAGAGTCTGGTCTCTCCTCAGCCCCACATTTTGTGGGGGAACCTGTGCCAGGAGACCACTACTTCTACGAAATTTATTCTGAAGAGAGCGATTGCAATGAAGGGGAAGGATTTCCTCGAAATAGTTAAGTCCTCCTGACATGCAGAACTTGATTTACTGGTGGATTTTGAGCAACCCATTTGTTTCATGAGAAAAAGCCTTAGACAAGATCTCAGAAGTTTTCTGTAAACTCAGCCCTGttgaagggtgggggtgggggggatggggagagattATCCAGTTTCACATTggttcaaaaatggaaaaatcaggAGCTGTCAGCAGGAACCTGGGGCACTGTATTCACTTCACACACGGGTTCAGAGACTTAGAGGGTGGCCTCTGCTGCTGGGTGCCTTGTGTTCGCCTGTGGACCCGGTATCCACCTGCTGTGAGCCTTGGGGCAAGTGACTTCAccgctctgtgcctcaggttGCTTACCTGTGAGAGGGGTGAGTAAATGGCCCCTACCTCCTGGTGTTGCTTCACGAGTTAAAACACAAAGTGCTTTCAACGGGCCCCGGCCCTTCATTAGTGTGCAGATGGTAGCTGTTTTTTGTCCAGGGATCTTGCTTTGGACTCACCACCATTAGGGCTCTGCAGTAGTAGTAGAAACAGATCGGGCCAGTTTTCATCACCCCCCAGCAGAGTCTGAGGTGCTGTTTCCCTGGGGATGGAGCCCACGAACTTGACTACTGACTACTCAGGGCGGTGTGGTCTGCCCAGTAGACTCAGACTCTCATCTCCCATCATGAAAAAGGTGTGCTGCTAGCTAGAAGCTTGCAGTGGAGGCCTCCTACTGCCGAGTACCGGAAGTGCTCGTTAGTTAGAAGAATCCTAAGGCGAACTTTGCCCACTTAAGTGGGGAGATTAGTCACGGAGGTGCAACAAATAAACGCATGCAAGAgcgtttgggaagatgaaaagtcGTTATGCAAACGTGCATAGTGTTGCCCGGAGAGCCCAAGCACGAGGCGAATGCCATGCCTGATGGCTGACGTGTGGTGCTGCCGGCGTGTACGAGTGGGCGCGCATTAGCGTGGTGTAAACTAAGCCCGTGAGTCTGATTCCTGTTGgttccttcccacctcctcctctctgcccccaggtGGCATGAAGCCCAACACGTTGGTCCTGGGTTTCTACGATGATGCTGCACCCCAGGACCACTTCCTGACAGACCCTGCTTTCTCAGAGGCTGCTGATGGCACCCAGGAGGGCGGGTCCCCAGCCCTGAGCACCCTGTTCCCTCCACCCCGGGCTCCCGGGAGCCCCCGGGCTCTCAGTCCCCAGGACTATGTGGCCACGGTGGCAGATGCCCTCAAGATGAACAAGAATGTGGTTCTGGCCCGGGCCTGTGGGGCCCTGCCCCCTGAGCGGCTGAGCCGGGGGTCTGGGGGCACCTCCCAGCCGCATCACGTGGATGTGTGGCCCCTCAACCTGCTGCGGCCCCGGGGCGGGCCCGGCTATGTGGACGTGTGCGGCCTTTTCCTACTGCAGATGGCAACCATCTtgggcatggtgcctgcttggcaCAGTGCCCGGCTCCGGATCTTCTTGTGCCTGGGGCCTCGAGAGGCCCCCGGGGCGGCCGAGGGGCGGCTGCGGGCACTGCTGAGCCAGCTGAGAATCAGGGCTGAAGTACAGGAGGTGGTGTGGGGCGAGGGGGCTGGgtctggggaggctggggaggaggaggaaggggacttTGTGAATGGCAGGCGGGGAGATGCCGAGGCAGAGGCCCTGGCAGGCAGCGCCAACGCCCTGGTTCGGGCCCAGCAGGGGCGCAGCAGAGGAGAAGGGCCTGGTGGGCCTGAGGGTGGGGATGGCGAGGGCGGGCCTGCCACGGCCCTCACTTTCCTGTACCTGCCTCGGCCGCCAGCTGATCCTGCCCGCTACACTCGCTACCTGGCGCTGCTGGAGATTCTGACCCGTGACCTGGGCCCCACACTGCTCATTCATGGCGTCACCCCGGTCACTTGCACTGATCTCTGATGCCCGGGTCCTGAAGCAGAGTGCGCAGGTCCAGCGACCCGCCTTGGTTAGTGGATGTGAAGGGGAAGGGCAGCCTTCCGGCCTGCTCCACACACGGGAGCTTCCCAGGGGAAGTATTAGGGGATCCTGGGCTGGGGCGTCCCGTCCCTGGGAGAGGGGCTTCAGTGTCCCCGCCACGCTGGGGGAGGAAGCCAGCAGTCCTCCCCACTGGCCTCCTTCCTTCACCGGTGCCTTGATGGAGGCTGGGTCTCTGCTTGGACTCTAGgctacctcagtttcccctcgcCCAACAGATTCACAGACCGCTGAGGTtgtgatgtttttgttgttttatttttctaaccgATGAACGTGAATAAAAGACCAAAACACTATGGGCTGGCCGAATactgctgtggggggggggggtggggtggggtggggtggggtgggggagggggcgggggggttcGTAGGTGGGACGGAAGAGGGAGAGATCTGTATGGGGGAGTGTGGGAAAGAGCAGCGCTGGAGCGTCCCAGCAGCGAGGTGGCCACGTGCAAGAGTTGGGGCGCCAGCCTGGGGGCACTGGTAGAACCGGAGGCTGCCGTGGAAAGTCCTCCCTGCTCGGCAGGAGGGGGCTGACTGGGGGAGGGACGGCGGTTTAGGGCCTAGGGGGCCACGTGACCCTCCCCCAGGAATGCGGTGACGTCACCGGGGGCGTGGCTGTCCCCAAaattggggaggaaggggaaaaaaaaaagccagaaaaagttTCTTTCCTGGAGTCTCAAACGAGGTGTGGGACGGAAAAAGAGGTCAAGATCAGAGGCTTGGGACTACACGGGGGCCGATCGCTGTCTGGAGTCCCCTGTTCCAGGCCATGTCGGGGCCCACCTGGCtccccccaaagcagctggagccTGCCAGAGCCCCTCTGGGAAGAGCACTCTCCCGAGGTGCCCCGGGGCCGCCGCCAGCCCACGGAGCAGGTAAAGCAGCTCCAGTGCCGCTGAGGAGGCCACTGGCCGTTCCTCGCTCAcctctgccttctgcctcctGCCTGTCCCTGCCACCCCTTCCCTGAAGCTCTTCCGGCTTCCTGCCGTTCCTGCTCCTCCCGCTCCCTTCTTGGACCCcaggtgtgggggggaggggagatgagggACCCTAGAGCGCGGCCTCCAGAAGTGTCaccctcctctctttccccatccccaccttggctctctcttccctcaccccAGCACTTCAGCCCCACCCCAGGGTCAATTTTTGCCCCCTCCCATCTGAGCAGTGTTACCAGGCCCCGGGGGGACCGGATGATCGGGGGCTAGCCTGGGTGGGGTGCCATGGAGCACCCCAGCGCTCACAGGTGAGAAACcggaattggggggtggggggcgggaggtgTGGGCACCCGGGACAGGTGATTTGAATTCTCCCGGCTTTTGCTTCATCCCCAGGGGCTCCCCCAAGACAGGGGGGCCTTGCGCCCAGGAAGTCTGGATGCTGAAATAGATTCACTGACCAGCATGCTGGCTGAACTGGATGGAGGTCGTGGTCATGCCCCACGGCGGTCAGACCGGCAGGTGACCCACTGGCCTgccttgtccctcccctgctccttgtctcctgccctcctccccactccctagTCTGATCCCTTCTCTAGATTCTCAGTCTAGCCCAGCCCTCTCTGTGTGAGCGATACACACAGGAGCGTGGAAGAAGCTGGCCCACCAGAGCCCACCAGGTTGTCTACCTCTTGAGGATGAGCCCTTGTCAAAGACCAGTGGTTATCTTGGGGCCGCACAAATGGGGGCTTCCACAGGTGTGCGTCCTGGAATGGGTCTGCTCACTCCCGGTCTGTGTTTCTCCCCAGGCTTATGAGCCCCCTCAGCCCCATGCCTACCGCACGGGCTCAGGTTCCCTGAAGCCGAATGGAGGGGGTGTTCCGATTCCTCCCCAACAGCTCTCTGCGTCCTCCTATGGGGGTCCCACTCCGGCCTCCTATGCTACAGCCAGCACCCCCGCCGGTCCTGCCTTCCCTGTGCAAGTGAAGGTGGCACAACCGGTGAGAGGCTGTGGCCCCCCAAGGCGGGGGGCCTCTCAGGCCTCCGGGGCCCTCCCGGgcccccactttcctctcccaGGCCGAGGTGAAGTGTGGGGGGCTGGCTATAGGAGCCACCGTGAGCCAGGTCCAGGGGGTAAAGAGGAGGCCGCAGGAGGAGGACGAGGTGGCAGGTACGGACCCCAGGTAAGTCCCGGGTAACTGGGATTTGGGGTCCTCACAGACAACTGGATACTGATTGGGTGGGTGGGAGTGGTGTCTAATGCCCTTGTTGTCAGAGGCCTGTCGGGTTGGTGCTCTGGGTGAGCACGCTGTGCTGGTCAGAAAATATAAGCGGGCAGGGCTAGGGCTGTTCACTGGCTCCTGGAGGTGTGCCCCTGGGCCCGGCGCTGAGACCTTCTCAGATGAGACTTCTGGGTGGAATTGCCTGGTCACCTTCAGGAAGTTTGACAGCACAGAGAGCTAGAGGTAGGGCTGAACCCCTGATTCCCTCCTCTCAGGTCCCCCTGAGCCAGCCTCCTGAAGAGGAGCTTGAGAGGCTGACCAAGAAGCTGGTGCACGACATGAACCACCCTCCCACGGGGGAGTACTTTGGTGAGCTGACCCGAGGTGGGAAGGGGGCTGGAGAGTCAGAGGGCCAGAGAATCTACCTTTCTCTTCTGTACTGACTCACCTTGTCCTTCCTTGTCCCCAGGGCGGTGTGGCGGCTGTGGAGAAGATGTGGTTGGGGATGGGGCCGGGGTTGTGGCCCTGGACCGTGTCTTTCACGTCGGCTGCTTTGTGTGTTCTACGTGCCGGGCCCAGCTTCGGGGCCAGCACTTCTATGCCGTGGAGAGAAGGGCATACTGTGAGAGCTGCTACGTGGTGAGTAGGTGGGCTGGGGGTGTCAacagcaggaggcaggaggcttcCATCTAAGGTGGGGACCATATGCCCGAGCCCCATAAAACGTACAGAGCTCAAAGGGGGGGGGCGCTAAACTGACACATAAGAAGGGAGGGATTATAAAAGTCGCTAAATACTGGCTGCTGGAGGGAAAGGACAATGGTCCCTTACAAATGCCAGACATTTATTTTAGAGTTAAGGGAATGTGTTAAATTCCCACACCGCCACCCCTGTGGAGCACCTATGACTactgaaggaaactgaagctgagaCTAAGTCACTTATCTGGGAGGCTGCTGTGCTAGGACTTCTACGCAGATCTGTTCAAGGCCACTTTTCAATGAATCCCTTGCAGGGGGCTATGTAAACAGATGGGTGGGCCAGCGGGCCTCCCCAGCCCCAAACCTCCTACCCTCCTTCTTGTTAGGCCACCCTGGAGAAGTGCTCCACATGCTCCCAACCCATCCTGGACCGGATCCTACGGGCGATGGGGAAGGCCTACCACCCTAGCTGCTTTACCTGTGTGGTGTGCCACCGTGGCCTCGATGGTATCCCTTTCACGGTGGATGCCACCAGCCAGATCCACTGCATTGAGGACTTCCACAGGTCAGGCTGGGTCTCCCACCTTTGTCTCAGATGTCTGaccttccccatcttccccatTTGTCCTTCATGCCCCAGCACTGGTCTCCCACCCCTGGCCTGGTCTCTTTCTTGTTAACATCACTCTCTTTTCTAAGATCTAAGACCATACCCCTGGTCTCTCCCGTTCCCTCGTGTATCCTACCTTCTCTGGGCTCCATGGTTAGTCACCTCCAACCCTGGGGCTTGACAGCCTCCTTGGTTCCCTCCTGACCCAGGAAGTTTGCCCCACGATGCTCAGTATGTGGTGGGGCCATCATGCCTGAGCCAGGTCAGGAGGAGACCGTACGAATCGTTGCTCTGGATCGCAGTTTTCACGTTGGCTGTTATAAGTGCGAGGTCAGGGGCCTGGGCAAGGGGAAGCGGGGGTTCTTGGAGTCTGGGGTGCTGGATATGGTAGAACCCAGGGATCCAGGCCTGATAGAAAGCTGTTGCTTCTGTCTCAACAGGAGTGTGGGCTGCTGCTCTCTTCCGAGGGTGAGTGTCAGGGCTGTTACCCGCTGGATGGGCACATCTTGTGCAAGGCTTGCAGTGCCTGGCGCATCCAGGAGCTCTCAGCCACTGTCACCACTGACTGCTGAGTCTCCCCAGAAGCACCTGTTGCattctcccaccctctctggcATCTACCCTTACAACTTTGTCACCAAAtgctgtctcctcttcctccaatCATGAAATAATAATCCCTCAAGAGTTTACAAAACCCACTGAAGCGCGTCGTCTCATCTGATTCTCACAGCAGCCTAACACACGCACAACTGTTGCACCTCCCTGCGTTTTTATAGAAGTGatctcagatgacatgattccCAAATGGCAGTACCAAGGTCAGAGCCTGGGTCTTCTTGGTCCTAGTCCTGGTTTTTGGCAACTACACTGTACACCCTCTCCCCGTGCTGGGAGTGAGCTGCGGCATGCTCCAGGGAGACAGCATCTCCTACTCTTAAGCCTCACACTCCACTCCCTGAACAAGGACTTGGGTGTTATCTCCCGGGTGGTGATGCATTTAATCTGGGGCAAGCCAGACTCCCCCTGTTGATCAAGACTTCAACCTATAGCCTATCCCAACCAAGCATTGGTTGGGGATAAGACAGATTTGCCGGTTTCGCTTACAAGACGGGGCGCCTCTGTTGAGATACAGCAGTCACAGGGCTTTGCATATGGTGCATACTGAGGCAGCAAAAAGCCTGGTTCTCTGCTGCAGCACAAAATGGTGGGAGATGCTTTAAAATGGTTGCTCCACCCCGCTAAACGCCTGCATTCCCCAACTCCCTGCCCTGCGCCAGGAGGAGAAAACCGCCCCGATGAGGTCAGGAGGCGCCCAAGCAGGGTGGCTGGGGGGACAACAACTGGACACGAACTGGTTGCGACCCCGGACACATCCGAGTGACAACGACCTTCGACCTCAACGGGAGGACGCGCTCCTTCACGCCCATAAGGCTCTACAACCCGGCCGAGGTTTCGCTTGGTCCACCTCGGCTCCCGTAATTTCTCTCGTCCGCGCGCAGTTCTCGTTCCAGAGAGCACGCGAGACTTCCGGTCCCCGCCCCTTCCCATCATCCCGCGGTGCTCCCAGCCTCTCGCTGTGTGCTTTAAGTTCCAGTTCAGGCCGCGGGGGACTACTTTGTGGTTGGGGCCCCGTCCCGACGGTGACGCAGGCGCAGCGCGAGCGGCGCGCGCCGACCGCCCATCCCCGGCTGTCCcacttttcttctcctctcctcggCCTTCTCGCTGAGAGCCTCGCGTCTCCCTCTCACCGTCCGCGCCGCCCTCGTCGCGCGCCCGAGGCGAGAGGAGGGCCCAGCTCTCCCGGAAAACTAGCCCGCGGGAGCGCGAGACTAACGGCCGCGAAGCtcccaggtgggggaggggcggggcctggagagTCGGGGCTGCGgcgggcgggagggagggggttcGGGCGGGCGTGGGCAGGGAGTTCCTGGGGGCGAGTGTCGGAGCCGTCCACCTGCGCGGGAAGAGGGCTTGGGATGGCGGGGACAGTGGAAGGCTGGCCTTTGCGGAGGGAGGCGGGCGTGCTGCCCCGGAGCAGCTCTGGGTCCTTTCCTGCCCTGGTCATTGTTCCGCACCCTGACCACCTCTGTCCGGGCTCCAGGCCCCCTCACACCGCACCATGGGGGACAGTGACGACGAGTACGACCGAAGGCGCAGGGACAAGTTTAGAAGAGAGCGCAGCGACTATGACCGTTCTCGCGAAAGAGATGAAAGACGTCGAGGAGACGATTGGAATGACCGGTAAGACTTCCTTTTCTTAGTTTTCTCCCCCTATCTCATTCTTTTGCACTCCTCCCTCGTTGCATTGCCTTTATTCGTTATATAGGGCGAACCACATGAAGTCGCTTATGCTTGACCGTTTCCGGTCGGTCAACCTATTCGCTGTTTGCCAAAGAGCTAGCTAGCTATGGCTTGATTTTGAAACGTATATGAAGTCAAAGCAGTAGACCTAAGAGTTGGAGTATGAAgaagtaatgtttttaaaatgcatgcattttcttgtttgtaaatTATTCCTCAGAGGTGTGGATTCAAAGGAAGTGACGCTTTCGAATTGACTTGACTTGGAGAGGTTGTCAGATCAGACCTGTTCCCTGGCAGAATATGGTTAAATATCTTGTAGTTGTCTTCCCTAAAATCAGAAAGAGTTCTTTGGACAGTGATGGTTAGGTTAGTTGGTTAGGTTTGACTTAGCTAGTCATTAGTTTTCTGGGATGTTCTGGAGTTAATTATCATTAAGGTGTTTCCACAGAGAGAGGTGATTTCAAACAAACTAATGAAGTTAAGGGCAACCGCgcaaaattttgtaaatataaaggACACCACAAATCTAATCAGCAATATCAGTGCTGATGACGCTTGACTTGGAAAcattaccagaaaaaaagaaaaaaaaaaaaaagcttgaggtGACTTACTGTAATAGTATTTAGTCATTCAGTGTCCTTTTGAAAAAACAGTTCGGGAAATCATTCAATTTGTATCTCTTCACTGGGGGGACTGTCGCTCTTTGTTTTCCCTGGTttctctaagaaaaaagaaaatcaaaattgtTCTGAATTCTGAAGATAGGTAGGAAGTGTTTGTTGTAATTAAAGAGTTTATCGTCTGGAGCTTGGAGTGGGGGGCAAAATGGCCTTGGGTGTGCCCTGCAATTGAGTGTATATAAGAGATCATCCTAAAGATGGTTAAGTGTTGAAAGAACAGATCTTAGAACGGAGGGGAGAGTAGAGGTGGAGGTTATATGTCAGAGAGAGCTGCAGGAAAGTGGCCCTTAGCAAGACTTGGAAAGATGATTGGGAATTCCCCAGACACAGATTGAGTGAATAGTTTGGAGTTGGGGACATAACACTGTGTGCAGAAAAGAACCCATAGTCTAGTTTTTTTAgggtagtggttctcaaaatgtggtccacaGACCCTCGGGATCTGTGGTGTTATAACTGTATTTTTCATAGTAACTTGAAGGAGTATGGTCATTTTCTCTGTTGGTTCATAGTATTGGGGGGAAAACCATTGGTGTCTTAGTGCAAATAAAGGCAGTGGCaccaaacagttaaaaaaaaaaaaaacacaaacaaaacaggtTCACTTAATGTCCTTGATGAagtagtaaaaattttaaattctgttaagTTGAATTTTTGTCTATGTGTCTCCGTAACACACACGATGAGTGAGAAATCTGCATGAAGCATTTATGCAGCGTATAGGAGTACAGTGGTTATCTCAAAGAAGAGCTGAGTTTGGAGTTGAACTAACAGGTGTGTGGTTGCTTTGGTGAGATGTCGTTTTTACCTGAACGAAAGATTATTGGACAGTGGTTATTCCTGTTTGGgtatttgagacattttttttgaaaaaagactAAGGATCTATGTTACTTCAAGGAAAATTGTTAGCTTTGTTGCCAGTGAGGAAGTGGAACTTGGCAgtgaaaattgaaattttagaaaacttttatCTACCAGTGTGAGTTTGACAGCCTCCCATTACTTTAAGACTTTTCTGATGAGTTAGGTGGTAATACTAATAAATATAATGTTTTGATATCGTATGATGAAATGTGCCAAGATCCATTCACAGAGCAAGATAGAACAATGGATTTAAATGTAGCAGAGTAGAAAATATTCCttgtgggacacctggggggctcagtagttAAAtgtccaagtctttttttttttttttttttaacatttgtttttgagagggggcgggggtagagagtatgtgagtggaagaggggcagagagggggacagaagatccaaagtgggctctgtgccgacagcagagagcctgatgtggggcttgagctcacaaaccactcaagagagatcatgaccttgagcctaagtgggctgcttaaccgactggctGTCCAAGTGCCTTAAACGTCCAACTctggttttcggctcaggtcatgatctcacagtttgtgatattgagcccctcctctgcctctgtgctgacagcatggagcctgcttggggttctctttctccctttctccccctcccctgctcttgcatgcacctgctctctttctctctcaaaataagtaaataaacattttttaaaaaggtgagggggtgctgcctaggtggctcattcagttgagcgtccaactttggctcaggtcatgatctcatggttcgtgagtttgaatcctgcgtcgggctctgtggtgacagctcagagcctggagcctgctttggattctgtgcctccctctttctctgcctcttccctgctcatgctctgtgtctctttgtgtcaaaaataaatataaccattaaaaataataataaataaagaaaagaaactatctCTTGTCAAGTTTTCGGTAGTATCAAAGAATATCCCTAGTTTTTTGAGAAGACTATTAAAAGGATTCCCTTTTCCATCTGCCTATCTGTGAGGctagattttcttcatattttcaacCAAACAATGCATTACAGTAGATTGAATGTAGAAGCAAatgtgagaatccagctgtctgtATTAAGCCAGGCCTTGAAAAGATTtgttaaatgtaaaaacaatgtCACTTTTCTCATTAAATGTTGTTTTGGAAAATAGCTGTATATTCATAAAAAGATGTAATTTATGTTGATATGTAACTTCACAATTAATAggtgttaattttttgttttagtttattaattttttttttttttgagagcaagtgcgagcgagcagaggaggggcagagggagagggagacacagaacctgaagcaggctccaggctctgagctgtcagcatagagcccgaagtggggctcgaacccacgaaccgtgagatcatgacctgagccaaagtcggacgctcaaccgactgagccacccaggtgtctctttgttttaattttgagtatAGTATTGATGCCATCCACATAAGCAAAAACTCTTTGATGTGCACAATAgcgttatttattttttaaatgtttgtttacttttgagggagagagtgtgtgagcggggaaggggcaaagagagggagacagagaattccagtgaggctgtgctgtcagcgcagagcctgatgcagggctcagactcaggaaccgtgagatcatgacctgagccgaaaccaagagttggatgcttcaggTGCCCCTGCACAGTAATTTTAAAGAGCGTAAGGTGGGGATGGGGGACTCAAGACCAAAAGTTGGAAAACTGCTGGGTTAGAacaaaggattttctttttaaggttggGATGGAGATGGCGGGTGACTAGTGGAGAGGCTGGAATGACAGACAGCAGGAGCCAAGGTTATGAAGAGTTTGTATACTGGCATTTAGCAAGGAAGGGCATGGCTTGGTCACCTCTGTGTTTGAGACAGATCGCTTTGACAGTAGAGGAGTGGGAGGGACCAGAGGTGGATACACTGATGTTGTGGTTACAGGAGAGAGGACCAGGGTCAGGGCACAGGGACTAGGGAAGTTGGCGGGCAGGGCAAGGAAGAGGAAAGCCTTGATAGGCACTGAGGCAGAGGATTAAGAAACCAGTAACAAATGAGGGGTGAGGGTGACACTTGATAAGTCGGATACCTGGTGATGTGCTGATACACCCGAGAGTGGGAAACGGGACGAGGGAGGCAAGTTTGGGCTTGAAGTGTTAGAAATGACAGGCTCAGTTCTGACCTGAATTTGAGTGGCAGTGGCCATAGTGGTGGGCGTTTGGTGCTGGTCTGGAGGAACAGTTGGGACAGCCATCAGTGTGCGGGTGACGGCTGAAGCGATGGCAGTAGGCAAGTTTGTTTCTGTTTAGAGAATGGTTTTGTAATTGTAGGCTTTTAGTCTGGTGTCTCAGGATAGGAAGGGCATGTCTAGGAGTGTAAGCCGGCTGTGTCCTCTGACCGTTACTTGTTCTTAATCGCCAGAGAGTGGGACCGTGGCCGGGAGCGTCGCAGTCGGGGTGAATATCGGGACTATGACCGGAATCGGCGAGAGCGCTTCTCTCCTCCCCGCCATGAACTCAGCCCCCCACAAAAGCGCATGAGGCGAGACTGGTGAGGTGGCAAcggtttctctgccttctctccttaGCCTCAGTTCCACCGGGCCTTGGCTGTCTGTTGGCACTTTGGCTGAGGACTGTGTCATTTCCTT
This window encodes:
- the TRIP6 gene encoding thyroid receptor-interacting protein 6 isoform X2, whose amino-acid sequence is MSGPTWLPPKQLEPARAPLGRALSRGAPGPPPAHGAALQPHPRVNFCPLPSEQCYQAPGGPDDRGLAWVGCHGAPQRSQGLPQDRGALRPGSLDAEIDSLTSMLAELDGGRGHAPRRSDRQAYEPPQPHAYRTGSGSLKPNGGGVPIPPQQLSASSYGGPTPASYATASTPAGPAFPVQVKVAQPVRGCGPPRRGASQASGALPGPHFPLPGRGEVWGAGYRSHREPGPGGKEEAAGGGRGGRYGPQVPLSQPPEEELERLTKKLVHDMNHPPTGEYFGRCGGCGEDVVGDGAGVVALDRVFHVGCFVCSTCRAQLRGQHFYAVERRAYCESCYVATLEKCSTCSQPILDRILRAMGKAYHPSCFTCVVCHRGLDGIPFTVDATSQIHCIEDFHRSVGCCSLPRVSVRAVTRWMGTSCARLAVPGASRSSQPLSPLTAESPQKHLLHSPTLSGIYPYNFVTKCCLLFLQS
- the TRIP6 gene encoding thyroid receptor-interacting protein 6 isoform X1; amino-acid sequence: MSGPTWLPPKQLEPARAPLGRALSRGAPGPPPAHGAALQPHPRVNFCPLPSEQCYQAPGGPDDRGLAWVGCHGAPQRSQGLPQDRGALRPGSLDAEIDSLTSMLAELDGGRGHAPRRSDRQAYEPPQPHAYRTGSGSLKPNGGGVPIPPQQLSASSYGGPTPASYATASTPAGPAFPVQVKVAQPVRGCGPPRRGASQASGALPGPHFPLPGRGEVWGAGYRSHREPGPGGKEEAAGGGRGGRYGPQVPLSQPPEEELERLTKKLVHDMNHPPTGEYFGRCGGCGEDVVGDGAGVVALDRVFHVGCFVCSTCRAQLRGQHFYAVERRAYCESCYVATLEKCSTCSQPILDRILRAMGKAYHPSCFTCVVCHRGLDGIPFTVDATSQIHCIEDFHRKFAPRCSVCGGAIMPEPGQEETVRIVALDRSFHVGCYKCEECGLLLSSEGECQGCYPLDGHILCKACSAWRIQELSATVTTDC